The window GAGAGGGCCCAGGCCGAGGGCGCGGCCTGGGCCACAGCCACGGGGCCTAGGCCGACGGAGCCACCGGCGCCGGCGCCGAGAGTTCCACGTGGGCCTTGATCACGCCGCGCTGGGCGCGAGCGGTGGCCACCGCATCCGTCGCCTCGTCGATGCCGTAGACGTGGGTGATCAGGGGCGACAGGTCGATGCCCGAGCTCGCCAGGAAGCGGAGGGTCTGCGGCCAGACACCGGGCGAACCGATCGACCCGGTGATGGTGAGCTCCTTCGACTGGATCAGCCCGAGCGGCGCCGGCGCCGAGCGCCCCACGTCGATGCCGATGTAGGCGATCCGCCCGCGGAAGGCGGCCAGCTCGAGCGCCGTCGCCATCACCTCGGGCCGGCCCGAGCACTCCACCACGACGTCGGCGCCCCGCGAGCCCGAGAGCCGGTCGAGGGTGGCCGCCGCGTCGTCAGGATGCACGGCCTCGACGGCCCCGAGCGCGACCGCGACCGCGCGGCGCTCCTCCGAGGGCTCGACGACGATCGTCGTGGCCCCGAGGGCGGCCGCGGCGGCGGTCACCGCGAGGCCGATCGGGCCGGCGCCGAGCACGACGAGCACATCGCTGCCGTTCACGTTGCCCACCCGCATCAGCGCGTAGTACGCCACGCTGAACGGCTCGACGAGGGCGCCGGCCGCCCAGGACAGCTCGGAGGGAAGGCGGTGCAGCCAGGCGGGCTTGGCCACGAAGTACTCGGCCGCGGCGCCGGAGATCGAGAAGCCGAAGTGGTCGTCGCCGATCACGCACTCCCCCACGACCCGGTCGCCGACCTCGAACTCGGTGACGGCCGAGCCGACCGCGGCCACCTCGCCCGACCACTCGTGACCCGGGATCACCGGGTACTCGAACGGGATGATGTACCGGCCCTCGAGCAGCTCGATGTCGGAGTGGCAGACGCCGACGCGGCGGGAGGCGATCAGCACCTCGTCGGCGGCGATGGCGGGGACGTCGAGGTCGCGCACGGCGGCGCTGTCCTCCTCGACGAACTGCAGGGCCTTCATCGGCTTCCCTTTCCGGCCTGGATCAGCACCTTCACCTGGTCGCCGCGGGGCGACAGCAGCGTCTCGAAGCCCTGCACGACGTCGTCCATCTGCACCTGCGCGGTGACGACCTTCTCGACGGGGTAGCGCCCGCGGGCGATCAGGTCGATGATCCGCGGCCAGTCGGTGACGGGGTAGCACCAGGTGCCGGCGAGCGTGATGTCGTGCTCGGAGAGCACCATCGGGTCGATCGAGGCCGCCTTGGTGTGCAGTCCGGTCTGCGAGATGCGGCCGGCCGAGCGCACCGAGGCGAGGGCGGCCTGCAGGGCGCGCTCGTTGCCGGAGC of the Herbiconiux flava genome contains:
- a CDS encoding zinc-dependent alcohol dehydrogenase; this translates as MKALQFVEEDSAAVRDLDVPAIAADEVLIASRRVGVCHSDIELLEGRYIIPFEYPVIPGHEWSGEVAAVGSAVTEFEVGDRVVGECVIGDDHFGFSISGAAAEYFVAKPAWLHRLPSELSWAAGALVEPFSVAYYALMRVGNVNGSDVLVVLGAGPIGLAVTAAAAALGATTIVVEPSEERRAVAVALGAVEAVHPDDAAATLDRLSGSRGADVVVECSGRPEVMATALELAAFRGRIAYIGIDVGRSAPAPLGLIQSKELTITGSIGSPGVWPQTLRFLASSGIDLSPLITHVYGIDEATDAVATARAQRGVIKAHVELSAPAPVAPSA